Proteins encoded in a region of the Halioglobus maricola genome:
- a CDS encoding marine proteobacterial sortase target protein, with protein sequence MKAYQSAAPLRRDVSSFGGPLLWLCFRCLPMVVVASVVLLMLSSLSVKASPIEEVSPNDAQAGQLYLRGGSSAYQPAVLHGSSASVAVSGMIAVVTLKQVFSNPTTQWQEGVYAFPLPETAAVRAMEMRIGERRIVGEIREREAARKAYTQAKQVGKKASLVEQHRPNLFSNRVANIAPGEELEVTLEYVQSISYRDGVFSLRLPTTITTRYIPGVPQQDETFTAEATLDVLPDHGWAMPTDQVPDAPAITPLQHAAPGSDSAPHNPIVITVRLDPGMPLAGVESPFHDIALSRRAGVYDVSLAAGKAEMDRDYVLEWRPVTGSEPAAALFTEKVGQEYFGLLMVVPPAVEQAQPAPAREMIFVVDTSGSMGGVSIRQARESLQQALRMLRPEDSFNVIAFNSNYRKLFPRAVAASAHNVQRASEFVRHLSASGGTEMMPAMQAALLHEAEGDELSPHAALRQVVFITDGAVGNEEALFAEIQHTLGPSRLFTVGIGSAPNNWFMRKAAEFGRGTFTYIGDVQQVGDKMTHLFRQLSSPVAVGLAVDLPAGAQMWPQRVPDLYAGEPLLLAVNFGEQLPLQEIGIQGAIAGQAWQRELSFAGADPQRVASHDGVASIWARRKIAGLLDEKTRGANEATVKAKVLPLALEHSLLSPYTSFVALEQQVSRPQKDDLHSGPVANSRPQGQAGATYAYPQTATTGPAKLWLGTLLLFAALVLRATRQEEHDA encoded by the coding sequence ATGAAAGCGTATCAATCAGCGGCACCCCTGCGGCGGGATGTTTCAAGTTTCGGTGGTCCACTACTCTGGCTTTGCTTTCGCTGCCTGCCCATGGTGGTTGTAGCTTCTGTAGTGCTGTTGATGCTGTCTAGTCTAAGCGTCAAGGCAAGCCCGATCGAGGAGGTCTCGCCTAATGATGCCCAGGCGGGTCAGCTCTACCTGCGCGGCGGTTCATCTGCTTACCAGCCGGCAGTGCTGCATGGCAGCAGCGCATCAGTAGCGGTGTCGGGGATGATTGCCGTGGTGACTTTAAAACAGGTATTCAGCAATCCCACGACGCAATGGCAAGAGGGTGTATACGCCTTTCCTTTGCCTGAAACCGCAGCTGTACGAGCCATGGAGATGCGTATTGGCGAACGGCGCATTGTGGGCGAGATTCGTGAGCGTGAGGCTGCGCGCAAGGCCTACACCCAGGCGAAGCAGGTCGGTAAGAAAGCGTCGCTGGTCGAGCAGCATCGGCCCAACCTGTTCAGCAATCGCGTGGCGAACATCGCCCCGGGCGAAGAATTGGAGGTGACGCTGGAGTATGTGCAATCAATCAGCTATCGCGATGGTGTGTTCTCCCTGCGCCTGCCCACCACAATCACCACGCGCTACATCCCGGGCGTGCCGCAGCAGGACGAGACGTTCACAGCCGAGGCCACGCTGGATGTGTTACCCGATCACGGCTGGGCGATGCCCACGGATCAGGTGCCTGATGCGCCGGCGATTACGCCACTGCAACATGCTGCACCTGGTAGCGACAGCGCGCCGCATAATCCGATTGTGATCACCGTGCGCCTCGATCCTGGCATGCCGCTGGCGGGCGTAGAGTCGCCCTTTCACGATATCGCGCTGAGTCGTCGCGCGGGGGTTTACGATGTGAGTCTGGCGGCGGGCAAGGCAGAGATGGATCGTGACTACGTGCTGGAGTGGCGTCCAGTGACAGGCAGTGAACCGGCCGCGGCGCTGTTTACGGAGAAGGTAGGGCAGGAGTATTTCGGTCTGTTGATGGTCGTGCCACCCGCGGTTGAGCAAGCCCAACCAGCACCTGCGAGGGAGATGATATTTGTCGTCGATACATCAGGCTCAATGGGTGGTGTCTCAATTCGGCAGGCGCGCGAAAGCCTGCAGCAGGCTCTGCGTATGTTGCGGCCGGAGGACAGTTTCAATGTGATCGCCTTCAACAGCAATTATCGCAAGCTGTTCCCCAGAGCGGTTGCTGCGAGCGCACACAATGTGCAGCGAGCATCAGAGTTTGTGCGTCATCTCAGCGCCAGCGGCGGCACCGAAATGATGCCGGCAATGCAGGCGGCGTTGTTGCATGAGGCCGAAGGGGATGAACTCAGCCCCCATGCGGCGTTGCGCCAGGTTGTCTTTATCACCGATGGCGCGGTTGGCAACGAAGAGGCGTTGTTTGCAGAAATTCAGCACACGCTTGGCCCCAGTCGCCTGTTTACGGTAGGTATAGGATCGGCTCCCAACAACTGGTTTATGCGCAAGGCGGCGGAGTTTGGCCGAGGCACATTTACCTATATAGGCGATGTCCAGCAGGTCGGTGACAAGATGACGCACCTGTTCCGACAGTTGTCCAGCCCGGTGGCGGTCGGTTTGGCGGTGGATTTACCTGCGGGTGCGCAGATGTGGCCGCAGCGGGTACCCGACCTCTATGCGGGCGAACCCTTGTTGCTCGCGGTGAACTTCGGTGAGCAATTGCCGCTGCAAGAGATTGGCATCCAGGGCGCGATAGCCGGACAGGCGTGGCAGCGCGAATTGAGCTTTGCCGGTGCAGACCCGCAGCGTGTAGCCAGTCACGACGGTGTCGCTTCTATATGGGCGCGCCGGAAAATCGCCGGATTGCTCGATGAGAAAACACGGGGGGCGAATGAGGCCACGGTGAAAGCCAAGGTATTGCCGCTGGCGTTGGAACACAGTCTACTAAGCCCTTACACCAGCTTTGTGGCGCTGGAGCAGCAGGTTTCCCGCCCGCAGAAAGATGACTTGCACAGCGGTCCTGTCGCCAACTCCCGGCCGCAAGGGCAGGCCGGTGCAACATACGCATACCCGCAAACCGCTACTACCGGCCCGGCGAAACTCTGGTTGGGAACGTTGCTGCTTTTTGCCGCCCTCGTGCTGCGGGCGACCCGCCAGGAGGAGCACGATGCCTGA
- a CDS encoding class GN sortase, which yields MPDVLLRAVWPLLLLVALQQLGGAAVINFKAWLAPVLLERAFVQSQAQGGAAVRPWPWADTWPVARLRVPAMAVSRMVLAGDSGNALAFGPGHSAASAPLGGPGEVVLGGHRDTHFRFLERVEPGTELEVMLGDGRMLHYRVTSMEVVNAREEPLRVGEQADRLLLVTCFPFDSLESDGPLRYVVSAERSGRVHL from the coding sequence ATGCCTGATGTACTTTTGCGAGCGGTGTGGCCACTCTTGCTGCTGGTGGCGTTGCAACAATTGGGCGGTGCAGCGGTGATAAATTTCAAGGCATGGCTGGCACCGGTGTTATTGGAGCGGGCCTTTGTGCAGAGTCAGGCGCAGGGCGGCGCGGCAGTTCGCCCCTGGCCCTGGGCGGACACCTGGCCAGTCGCCCGCTTGCGAGTGCCCGCGATGGCGGTAAGCCGTATGGTGCTCGCAGGTGACAGTGGCAATGCGCTAGCGTTCGGGCCTGGTCACAGTGCTGCTTCCGCTCCTCTGGGCGGGCCCGGGGAAGTGGTGCTTGGTGGTCACCGGGATACACACTTCCGCTTTCTCGAGCGCGTCGAACCGGGAACCGAGCTGGAAGTGATGTTGGGTGATGGCCGCATGCTGCACTATCGGGTGACTTCTATGGAGGTGGTGAATGCCCGTGAAGAGCCGCTGCGTGTAGGCGAACAGGCCGACAGGTTGTTGCTCGTTACGTGCTTCCCTTTTGACAGCCTGGAAAGCGATGGCCCTCTGCGCTACGTCGTCAGTGCCGAGCGCTCTGGCCGTGTGCATTTATAG